Proteins from a genomic interval of Streptococcus sp. D7B5:
- the rpmG gene encoding 50S ribosomal protein L33, translating to MALKKASLACAVCGSRNYSIKISGNPKPTRLEVNKFCKHCGKYTTHRETR from the coding sequence ATGGCACTAAAAAAAGCAAGCCTAGCTTGTGCAGTTTGTGGTTCAAGGAATTATTCAATCAAAATTAGTGGGAACCCCAAGCCAACACGACTAGAAGTAAATAAATTTTGTAAACATTGTGGAAAATATACGACACATAGAGAAACGAGATAG
- the nusG gene encoding transcription termination/antitermination protein NusG, whose translation MDSFDKGWFVLQTYSGYENKVKENLLQRAQTYNMLDNILRVEIPTQTVQVEKNGKKKEVEENRFPGYVLVEMVMTDEAWFVVRNTPNVTGFVGSHGNRSKPTPLLEQEIRDILVSMGQTVQEFDIDVEVGQTVRIIDGAFADYTGKITEIDNNKVKMIISMFGNDTIAEVNLNQIAEL comes from the coding sequence ATGGATAGTTTTGACAAGGGATGGTTTGTTCTACAAACTTATTCTGGCTATGAAAATAAGGTAAAAGAAAATCTATTGCAACGTGCGCAAACATATAACATGTTGGATAATATTCTACGTGTTGAGATTCCAACACAAACCGTGCAAGTTGAGAAAAATGGAAAGAAAAAGGAAGTTGAAGAGAATCGCTTTCCAGGTTATGTCCTTGTAGAAATGGTCATGACCGATGAAGCATGGTTCGTCGTTCGAAACACACCTAACGTAACAGGATTCGTCGGCTCACACGGTAACAGATCAAAACCAACTCCACTTTTGGAACAAGAAATCCGTGATATTCTGGTTTCAATGGGACAAACTGTTCAAGAGTTCGATATTGATGTTGAAGTTGGCCAGACAGTCCGCATCATTGATGGCGCTTTTGCAGACTACACAGGTAAAATTACTGAAATTGATAACAACAAAGTGAAGATGATTATCTCTATGTTTGGTAATGATACGATTGCAGAAGTGAATCTCAACCAAATTGCAGAATTATAA
- a CDS encoding RluA family pseudouridine synthase has product MQFTFTLPESLPQMTVKQFLEEQLLIPRKIRHFLRTKKNILINHKEVHWNEMVKPGDVCQLTFDEEDYPKKEILWGNPDLVQEVYQDQHLIIVNKPEGMKTHGNQPDEIALLNHVSAYIGQTCYVVHRLDMETSGLVLFAKNPFILPILNRLLEKKEIAREYWALVKGQVGNKELIFRDKIGRDRHDRRKRVVDPKKGQHAETQVSRLKQFPNQTTLVRCKLKTGRTHQIRVHLSHHKHPILGDPLYNSKSKTNRLMLHAFRLSFTHPLTLEQLSFTALSDTFETELKQNG; this is encoded by the coding sequence ATGCAATTCACATTTACATTACCCGAATCCTTGCCTCAAATGACGGTCAAACAATTCCTAGAGGAACAACTCCTCATCCCTAGAAAGATCCGCCATTTCTTGAGAACAAAAAAGAACATCTTAATTAACCACAAAGAAGTTCACTGGAACGAGATGGTCAAACCAGGAGACGTTTGCCAGTTGACTTTTGACGAGGAAGATTATCCCAAAAAAGAAATCCTTTGGGGAAATCCAGACCTCGTTCAAGAGGTTTATCAAGACCAACATCTCATTATCGTTAACAAGCCAGAGGGAATGAAAACTCATGGAAATCAACCTGATGAAATTGCCCTTCTCAACCATGTCTCTGCCTACATTGGTCAAACCTGCTATGTCGTTCATCGCCTGGATATGGAAACAAGCGGTTTAGTGCTTTTTGCTAAAAATCCTTTTATCCTACCCATTCTCAATCGTTTGTTGGAGAAGAAGGAAATTGCTCGCGAGTACTGGGCACTCGTAAAGGGGCAAGTGGGGAACAAAGAACTTATCTTCCGAGATAAAATTGGTCGTGATCGACACGATCGCAGAAAACGAGTGGTAGATCCCAAAAAGGGGCAACATGCCGAAACCCAGGTAAGCCGACTAAAGCAATTTCCAAATCAGACTACCCTTGTCCGTTGCAAACTAAAGACCGGTCGAACGCATCAAATCCGTGTTCACCTTTCTCACCATAAGCACCCTATCCTAGGCGATCCTCTCTATAATAGTAAATCAAAGACAAATCGGCTTATGCTCCACGCCTTTCGACTTTCCTTTACCCATCCACTCACCTTAGAACAATTGAGTTTTACTGCCCTCTCGGATACTTTCGAAACAGAATTAAAACAAAATGGATGA
- the secE gene encoding preprotein translocase subunit SecE, giving the protein MGFIKDIFKLLKETTWPTRKESWRDFRSIMEYTAFFVVIIYIFDQLIVSGLIRFINIF; this is encoded by the coding sequence ATGGGCTTTATTAAGGATATTTTTAAACTTCTTAAAGAAACAACTTGGCCAACTCGCAAAGAAAGCTGGAGAGATTTTCGCTCTATTATGGAATACACAGCCTTCTTTGTGGTCATCATTTACATTTTTGACCAGTTGATTGTATCAGGTTTGATTCGATTTATTAACATTTTTTAG
- the gap gene encoding type I glyceraldehyde-3-phosphate dehydrogenase: MVVKVGINGFGRIGRLAFRRIQNVEGVEVTRINDLTDPVMLAHLLKYDTTQGRFDGTVEVKEGGFEVNGKFVKVSAERDPEQIDWATDGVEIVLEATGFFAKKDAAEKHLKGGAKKVVITAPGGNDVKTVVFNTNHDVLDGTETVISGASCTTNCLAPMAKALQDNFGVVEGLMTTIHAYTGDQMILDGPHRGGDLRRARAGAANIVPNSTGAAKAIGLVIPELNGKLDGSAQRVPTPTGSVTELVAVLEKNVTVDEVNAAMKAASNESYGYTEDPIVSSDIVGMSYGSLFDATQTKVLDVDGKQLVKVVSWYDNEMSYTAQLVRTLEYFAKIAK; this comes from the coding sequence ATGGTAGTTAAAGTTGGTATTAACGGTTTCGGCCGTATCGGTCGTCTTGCTTTCCGCCGTATCCAAAACGTAGAAGGTGTTGAAGTTACTCGCATCAACGACCTTACAGATCCAGTTATGCTTGCACACTTGTTGAAATACGACACAACTCAAGGTCGTTTCGACGGTACTGTAGAAGTTAAAGAAGGTGGATTCGAAGTTAACGGTAAATTCGTTAAAGTTTCTGCTGAACGTGATCCAGAACAAATCGACTGGGCTACTGACGGTGTAGAAATCGTTCTTGAAGCAACTGGTTTCTTTGCTAAGAAAGATGCAGCTGAAAAACACCTTAAAGGTGGAGCTAAGAAAGTTGTTATCACTGCTCCTGGTGGAAACGACGTTAAAACAGTTGTATTTAACACTAACCACGATGTTCTTGACGGTACTGAAACAGTTATCTCAGGTGCTTCATGTACTACAAACTGCTTGGCTCCAATGGCTAAAGCTCTTCAAGACAACTTCGGTGTTGTAGAAGGATTGATGACTACTATCCATGCTTACACTGGTGACCAAATGATCCTTGACGGACCACACCGTGGTGGTGACCTTCGCCGTGCTCGCGCTGGTGCTGCAAACATCGTTCCTAACTCAACTGGTGCTGCTAAAGCTATCGGTCTTGTAATCCCAGAATTGAACGGTAAACTTGACGGATCTGCACAACGCGTTCCAACTCCAACTGGATCAGTTACTGAATTGGTAGCAGTTCTTGAAAAGAACGTTACTGTTGATGAAGTAAACGCAGCTATGAAAGCAGCTTCAAACGAATCATACGGTTACACAGAAGATCCAATCGTATCTTCAGATATCGTAGGTATGTCTTACGGTTCATTGTTTGACGCAACTCAAACTAAAGTTCTTGACGTTGATGGTAAACAATTGGTTAAAGTTGTATCATGGTACGACAACGAAATGTCATACACTGCACAACTTGTACGTACTCTTGAATACTTTGCAAAAATCGCTAAATAA
- a CDS encoding PolC-type DNA polymerase III, with translation MASKFEILMNQLGISDQLRRDPALVDARIERVVVHKISKIWEFHFVFSNILPIEIFLELKKGLCEEFSKTGNRAVFEIKTLSQEFSNELLHAYYREAFSEGPCASQGFKSLYQNLNVRAEGNQLIIEGSEAIDKEHFKKNHLPNLAKQLEKFGFPAFVCQIEKNDALTQEQEEAFHTENEQIVQAANEEALRAMEQLEQMAPPPVEEKPAFDFQAKKAMAKPKLDKAEVTQMIDVTTEENRLVFEGVVFDVEHKVTRTGRVLINFKMTDYTSSFSMQKWVKNEEEAQKFDIIKKNSWLRVRGNVEMNNFTRDLTMNVQDVQEVVHYERKDLMPEGERRVEFHAHTNMSTMDALPEVEEIVAIAAKWGHKAVAITDHGNVQSFPHGYKAAKKAGIQLIYGMEANIVEDRVPIVYNEVEMDLSEATYVVFDVETTGLSAIYNDLIQVAASKMYKGNVIAEFDEFINPGHPLSAFTTELTGITDDHVKNAKPLEQVLQEFQEFCKDTVLVAHNATFDVGFMNANYDRHGLPKISQPVIDTLEFARNLYPEYKRHGLGPLTKRFGVALEHHHMANYDAEATGRLLFIFIKEVAEKHGVTDLARLNIDLISPDSYKKARIKHATIYVKNQVGLKNIFKLVSLSNTKYFEGVPRIPRTVLDAHREGLILGSACSEGEVFDAVVSQGVDAAVEVAKYYDFIEVMPPAIYAPLIAKEQVKDMEELQTIIKSLIEVGDRLGKPVLATGNVHYIEPEEEIYREIIVRSLGQGAMINRTIGHGEHAQPAPLPKAHFRTTNEMLDEFAFLGEDLARKLVIENTNVLAEIFEPVEVVKGDLYTPFIDKAEETVAELTYKKAFEIYGNPLPDIVDLRIEKELTSILGNGFAVIYLASQMLVQRSNERGYLVGSRGSVGSSFVATMIGITEVNPLSPHYVCGQCQYSEFITDGSYGSGFDMPNKDCPKCGHKLSKNGQDIPFETFLGFDGDKVPDIDLNFSGEDQPSAHLDVRDIFGEEYAFRAGTVGTVAAKTAYGFVKGYERDYGKFYRDAEVERLAQGAAGVKRTTGQHPGGIVVIPNYMDVYDFTPVQYPADDVTAEWQTTHFNFHDIDENVLKLDVLGHDDPTMIRKLQDLSGIDPNEIPMDDEGVMALFSGTDVLGVTPEQIGTPTGMLGIPEFGTNFVRGMVDETHPTTFAELLQLSGLSHGTDVWLGNAQDLIKQGIADLSTVIGCRDDIMVYLMHAGLEPKMAFTIMERVRKGLWLKISEEERNGYIEAMKANKVPEWYIESCGKIKYMFPKAHAAAYVMMALRVAYFKVHHPIYYYCAYFSIRAKAFDIKTMGAGLDAIKRRMEEIAEKRKNNEASNVEIDLYTTLEIVNEMWERGFKFGKLDLYRSDATEFIIDGDTLIPPFVAMDGLGENVAKQLVRAREEGEFLSKTELRKRGGLSSTLVEKMDEMGILGNMPEDNQLSLFDDLF, from the coding sequence ATGGCAAGTAAGTTTGAAATTTTAATGAATCAACTAGGAATCTCTGATCAATTGAGACGGGATCCTGCTCTTGTTGATGCCAGAATTGAGCGTGTTGTGGTTCATAAAATTAGTAAGATTTGGGAATTTCATTTTGTATTTTCTAATATTTTACCGATTGAAATCTTTTTGGAGTTAAAGAAAGGGCTTTGTGAAGAATTTTCTAAGACAGGGAATCGAGCTGTTTTTGAAATCAAGACTCTTTCTCAAGAATTCTCTAATGAACTCTTGCATGCCTACTATAGAGAGGCTTTTTCTGAAGGTCCATGTGCAAGTCAGGGGTTTAAATCTCTTTACCAGAATTTAAATGTTCGTGCGGAAGGAAATCAACTCATTATTGAAGGTTCAGAGGCGATTGATAAGGAGCACTTTAAGAAGAATCATCTTCCTAATTTGGCAAAGCAACTCGAAAAGTTTGGTTTTCCAGCTTTTGTATGCCAAATAGAAAAGAATGATGCTCTTACACAAGAGCAGGAGGAAGCCTTCCATACGGAGAATGAACAAATCGTTCAGGCTGCCAATGAGGAAGCGCTTCGAGCTATGGAGCAATTGGAACAAATGGCTCCTCCTCCAGTAGAAGAGAAGCCAGCCTTTGATTTTCAGGCTAAAAAGGCTATGGCCAAGCCTAAACTAGATAAGGCTGAAGTTACCCAGATGATTGACGTGACGACTGAGGAAAATCGTCTGGTCTTTGAAGGGGTCGTTTTTGATGTGGAACATAAAGTGACCAGAACTGGTCGCGTTTTGATCAACTTTAAAATGACAGACTACACTTCAAGTTTTTCAATGCAAAAATGGGTTAAGAATGAAGAAGAAGCTCAGAAGTTTGACATCATTAAGAAGAATTCTTGGCTCCGAGTTCGTGGTAATGTGGAGATGAATAACTTCACACGTGATTTGACCATGAACGTCCAGGATGTGCAGGAAGTTGTTCACTATGAGCGGAAGGATTTGATGCCAGAAGGTGAGCGTCGGGTTGAGTTTCATGCTCATACTAATATGTCGACTATGGATGCTCTACCAGAAGTAGAGGAGATCGTTGCGATAGCTGCTAAGTGGGGACACAAGGCGGTTGCCATCACGGACCATGGAAATGTTCAATCTTTCCCACACGGCTATAAGGCGGCCAAGAAAGCTGGAATCCAGCTGATCTATGGAATGGAAGCCAATATCGTGGAGGATCGTGTTCCAATCGTTTATAACGAAGTGGAGATGGACTTGTCAGAAGCGACCTATGTAGTTTTTGACGTGGAAACGACGGGACTTTCAGCTATCTATAATGATTTGATTCAGGTTGCGGCCTCTAAGATGTACAAGGGGAATGTTATTGCCGAATTTGATGAATTTATCAATCCTGGGCATCCCTTGTCCGCTTTTACTACTGAGTTGACTGGAATTACAGATGACCATGTTAAAAATGCCAAACCACTGGAACAAGTTTTGCAAGAATTCCAAGAATTTTGCAAGGATACAGTCTTAGTCGCCCACAATGCTACCTTTGATGTTGGCTTTATGAATGCTAACTATGATCGTCATGGTCTTCCTAAAATTAGCCAGCCAGTCATCGATACGCTGGAGTTTGCTAGAAATCTCTATCCTGAGTATAAACGTCATGGTTTGGGGCCTTTGACTAAGCGTTTTGGTGTAGCACTTGAACACCACCACATGGCCAACTACGATGCGGAAGCTACGGGTCGTTTGCTTTTCATCTTTATCAAAGAGGTAGCAGAAAAACATGGTGTGACTGATTTGGCTAGACTGAACATTGATTTGATTAGTCCAGACTCTTATAAAAAAGCTCGGATTAAACATGCGACAATTTATGTTAAGAATCAAGTAGGGTTGAAAAATATCTTTAAGTTGGTTTCTTTGTCTAACACCAAGTACTTTGAAGGAGTGCCACGGATTCCGAGAACGGTTCTAGATGCCCATCGGGAGGGCTTGATTTTGGGGTCGGCTTGCTCGGAGGGTGAAGTTTTTGACGCGGTTGTATCCCAAGGTGTGGATGCGGCGGTTGAGGTGGCCAAGTATTATGACTTTATCGAGGTCATGCCACCAGCTATCTATGCGCCATTGATTGCCAAAGAGCAGGTCAAGGATATGGAGGAACTTCAGACCATTATCAAGAGCTTGATAGAGGTTGGAGATCGTCTTGGCAAGCCTGTTCTGGCTACGGGAAATGTCCACTATATCGAACCAGAAGAAGAGATTTACCGTGAAATTATCGTCCGTAGTTTGGGACAAGGGGCTATGATTAACCGAACCATTGGTCATGGGGAACATGCCCAACCAGCTCCTCTTCCAAAGGCTCATTTTCGAACGACCAATGAGATGTTGGATGAATTTGCCTTCTTGGGTGAAGATTTAGCACGCAAACTAGTTATTGAAAACACTAATGTCTTGGCAGAAATCTTTGAACCTGTTGAGGTTGTTAAGGGTGACTTGTACACACCTTTCATTGACAAGGCGGAAGAAACGGTCGCCGAGCTGACCTACAAAAAAGCCTTTGAGATTTATGGAAATCCGCTGCCAGATATCGTTGATTTGCGGATTGAAAAAGAATTAACTTCCATTCTGGGGAATGGATTTGCCGTGATTTATCTGGCTTCGCAGATGCTGGTGCAACGTTCCAATGAACGGGGCTACTTGGTTGGTTCTCGTGGGTCTGTTGGGTCCAGTTTTGTTGCGACTATGATTGGGATTACGGAGGTTAATCCTCTCTCTCCACACTACGTCTGTGGTCAGTGTCAGTACAGCGAGTTTATCACGGATGGTTCTTACGGTTCAGGGTTTGATATGCCTAATAAGGACTGTCCAAAGTGTGGTCATAAACTCAGCAAAAATGGACAGGATATTCCTTTCGAGACCTTCCTTGGTTTTGATGGGGACAAGGTTCCCGATATTGACTTGAACTTCTCGGGAGAAGACCAGCCTAGCGCCCACTTGGATGTACGTGATATCTTTGGTGAAGAATATGCCTTCCGTGCAGGAACGGTTGGTACAGTTGCTGCTAAGACTGCTTATGGATTTGTCAAGGGCTATGAGAGAGACTATGGGAAGTTTTATCGTGATGCAGAGGTGGAACGTCTTGCCCAAGGTGCTGCCGGTGTCAAGCGGACTACAGGACAACACCCAGGAGGAATCGTTGTTATTCCGAACTACATGGATGTCTACGACTTTACGCCTGTTCAGTATCCAGCGGATGACGTGACGGCTGAATGGCAGACGACTCACTTTAACTTCCATGATATCGATGAGAATGTCCTCAAACTCGATGTACTGGGGCATGATGATCCGACCATGATTCGAAAATTGCAGGACTTGTCTGGTATTGACCCTAATGAAATTCCTATGGATGATGAAGGTGTCATGGCCCTCTTTTCTGGAACTGATGTACTAGGGGTAACACCTGAGCAAATCGGAACGCCGACGGGCATGCTGGGAATCCCAGAGTTTGGAACAAACTTTGTACGTGGGATGGTAGACGAAACGCATCCGACGACCTTTGCGGAATTGCTTCAGTTGTCTGGATTATCCCACGGTACCGATGTGTGGTTGGGAAATGCCCAGGATTTGATCAAGCAAGGAATTGCGGACCTATCGACTGTTATCGGTTGTCGGGACGACATCATGGTTTACCTCATGCATGCGGGTCTCGAGCCTAAGATGGCCTTTACCATCATGGAACGGGTACGTAAGGGCTTGTGGTTGAAGATTTCAGAAGAGGAGCGAAATGGCTATATCGAAGCCATGAAGGCCAATAAGGTGCCAGAGTGGTATATCGAGTCCTGTGGAAAAATCAAGTATATGTTCCCTAAAGCCCATGCGGCAGCCTACGTTATGATGGCCTTGCGCGTAGCCTACTTCAAGGTTCACCATCCCATTTATTACTACTGTGCTTACTTTTCAATCCGCGCTAAGGCTTTTGATATCAAGACCATGGGTGCGGGCTTGGACGCCATCAAGCGCAGAATGGAAGAAATCGCTGAAAAACGGAAGAACAATGAAGCCTCTAATGTGGAAATTGACCTCTATACCACTCTTGAGATTGTCAATGAGATGTGGGAACGTGGCTTTAAGTTTGGCAAGTTAGACCTCTATCGTAGTGATGCGACTGAATTCATCATTGACGGAGACACTCTTATCCCACCATTTGTAGCAATGGATGGTCTGGGAGAGAACGTTGCTAAGCAGTTGGTGCGTGCGCGTGAAGAGGGTGAGTTCCTCTCTAAGACAGAACTGCGCAAGCGTGGTGGACTTTCATCAACCTTGGTTGAAAAGATGGATGAAATGGGGATTCTCGGCAATATGCCAGAGGACAACCAGTTGAGTTTGTTTGATGATTTGTTTTAA
- the pbp2a gene encoding penicillin-binding protein PBP2A, which produces MKLDKLFEKFLSLFKKETSESAESDSTSMRRSRSDRKKLGHVGPIRKFWRRYHLTKIVIILGLSAGLLVGTYLFAIAKSTNVNDLQNALKTRTLIFDREEKEAGALSGQKGTYVELTDISKDLQNAVVATEDRSFYKNDGINYGRFFLAILTAGRSGGGSTITQQLAKNAYLSQDQTVERKAKEFFLALELTKKYSKEQILTMYLNNAYFGNGVWGVEDASKKYFGVSASQLTLDQAATLAGMLKGPELYNPLNSVETSTNRRDTVLQNMVAAGYIDKNQETEAAGVDMASQLQDKYEGKVSDYRYPSYFDAVVNEAVSKYNLTEEEIVNNGYRIYTELDQNYQANMQVIYENTALFPIAEDGTHAESGSVALEPKTGGVRGVVGRVAGDDKPGFRNFNYATQSKRSPGSTIKPLVVYTPAVEAGWALNKQLDNHTMQYNSYQVDNYAGIKTSPEVPMYQALAESLNLPAVATVNELGIDKAFDAGERFGLNMEKVDRVLGVALGGGVETNPLQMAQAYAAFANGGLMPEAHFITRIENASGQIIKSHKNSQKRVIDKSVADKMTSMMLGTFTNGTGISSSPADYVMAGKTGTTEAVFNPEYTSDQWVIGYTPDVVISHWLGFPTTDENHYLAGSTSNGAAHVFRSMANTILPYTTGSTFTVENAYKQNGIEPENTKKQVVENETNQSEDPIGDIRSRAQNLVDEAGRAISEAKIKEKAQTIWDSILNLFR; this is translated from the coding sequence ATGAAATTAGATAAATTATTTGAGAAGTTTCTTTCTCTCTTTAAAAAAGAAACGAGTGAATCAGCAGAGTCTGATTCTACTAGTATGCGTCGTTCTCGGAGCGATAGAAAAAAACTAGGCCATGTAGGTCCGATTCGGAAATTTTGGCGTCGTTACCATCTGACAAAAATCGTCATCATTTTAGGGTTAAGTGCAGGTTTGCTAGTAGGAACCTACCTATTTGCCATAGCCAAATCTACCAATGTTAATGATTTGCAAAATGCCTTGAAAACACGAACTCTGATTTTTGACCGCGAAGAAAAAGAGGCAGGCGCCCTATCAGGTCAAAAGGGAACCTATGTTGAACTGACAGATATCAGTAAAGACTTGCAGAATGCTGTCGTCGCGACAGAGGACCGTTCCTTTTATAAAAATGATGGGATTAACTACGGTCGTTTCTTTCTAGCCATCCTTACAGCGGGTCGTTCTGGAGGGGGGTCTACCATCACTCAACAGTTGGCGAAAAATGCCTATCTTTCTCAGGACCAAACCGTTGAACGGAAGGCCAAGGAGTTTTTCCTTGCCTTAGAGTTGACAAAGAAATACAGCAAGGAGCAAATCCTTACTATGTACCTCAATAACGCCTACTTTGGAAATGGGGTATGGGGTGTTGAAGATGCAAGTAAGAAATATTTCGGTGTATCAGCTTCACAGCTAACGCTTGATCAGGCGGCCACTCTAGCAGGGATGCTCAAGGGACCAGAATTGTATAATCCATTAAATTCTGTTGAAACTTCGACCAACCGTAGGGATACTGTTTTGCAAAATATGGTTGCAGCGGGCTATATTGATAAAAATCAAGAAACCGAAGCGGCTGGAGTAGATATGGCTTCTCAACTGCAAGATAAGTATGAAGGCAAAGTTTCGGATTATCGTTACCCGTCCTATTTTGATGCTGTTGTCAACGAAGCGGTTTCCAAGTACAATCTCACAGAAGAAGAGATTGTCAACAATGGCTATCGAATCTACACAGAGCTTGACCAAAACTACCAAGCAAACATGCAGGTTATTTATGAAAACACTGCGCTATTTCCAATAGCAGAAGACGGAACGCATGCCGAATCAGGTAGTGTTGCTCTAGAGCCTAAAACAGGTGGAGTGCGTGGAGTTGTTGGTCGTGTAGCTGGTGATGACAAACCAGGCTTTCGCAATTTCAACTATGCCACTCAGTCTAAGCGTAGCCCAGGCTCAACCATTAAACCTTTAGTCGTTTATACACCCGCAGTAGAAGCAGGATGGGCCTTGAACAAGCAACTGGATAATCATACGATGCAGTACAACAGTTATCAAGTAGATAACTATGCGGGTATTAAGACATCTCCAGAAGTACCTATGTATCAGGCCTTGGCGGAATCACTCAACCTGCCAGCTGTTGCGACTGTAAATGAATTAGGTATTGACAAAGCTTTTGACGCTGGGGAGAGATTTGGTCTGAATATGGAAAAAGTTGACCGAGTTCTTGGAGTTGCTCTTGGTGGAGGTGTGGAAACGAATCCTCTCCAGATGGCGCAAGCCTATGCAGCCTTTGCTAATGGAGGTTTGATGCCTGAAGCACATTTCATCACTCGTATTGAAAATGCCAGCGGCCAGATCATCAAGAGTCATAAAAACTCCCAAAAACGAGTGATTGATAAGTCGGTAGCCGATAAAATGACCAGCATGATGCTAGGAACATTTACCAATGGTACAGGAATTAGTTCGTCACCGGCAGATTATGTTATGGCTGGTAAAACAGGTACGACTGAAGCTGTTTTCAACCCAGAATATACAAGTGACCAGTGGGTGATCGGCTATACTCCGGATGTGGTAATCAGCCACTGGCTCGGTTTCCCAACAACAGATGAGAACCATTATCTAGCAGGTTCGACCTCCAATGGAGCAGCCCATGTCTTTAGAAGTATGGCTAATACCATTTTACCTTACACTACAGGTAGCACTTTTACAGTTGAGAATGCTTATAAACAAAATGGTATTGAACCAGAAAATACGAAAAAGCAGGTTGTTGAAAATGAGACAAACCAGTCTGAGGACCCAATAGGAGATATTCGTAGTCGTGCACAAAATCTTGTAGATGAAGCAGGTCGTGCGATTTCAGAAGCTAAAATAAAAGAAAAAGCCCAGACAATATGGGACTCAATCCTTAATCTATTTCGTTAA